aacatagagcttagtctcatgaaccacaagattatgacctgagccaaaatcaaatgttggatgcttaactgactgagccacccaggcacccttaaaacaaagtaaatttaaaatgtgactgTACTTAACTACAACTACAAAATAATGTGGAGATATTATAGATGGcataatgttaaaaaacaaaatgaggtagCTGTGAGAGTGTGGTATGATATTAAGTACCAGTGTCACTGTAATGAGGCTTCCTTGGTTTGATCCCTCACTACAACTTCCCCATACCTAAATTCCCCTTGTCTGTAAAAGGAGAATAATTTTAGTTTCTAGCTCACAAATTTGTGAGTATTAAATATTAGGCTATGCGAAGCATTAATAACAGTGGCTCATGCAGGTGGTCTGGTAAGATACAAATCAAACTTGGTAAATCTCTCCACAAGAAAATACATTACAGACGTGGATTTTTTGGAGGAATAACTGGACATGGAGATTTGGGGATTTCTGTTTCCATGAAAAATGTAGCCCACAACTCATGTTTTTACAGAAAAGCTCTGCGTGTGCATTTTGATGTCAAATTCTTGGAAAATGACAGAATGGCCTTCGCGGATTTGAAATTTGCAATGATCTTCCTGTTCCAGATAGTCGTTGGAGTTTGGGGAAATTTCTCGCTCTTATATCATTCTGTGACCCTTGCCTTCAGTGGATGCAAACCAAGGTCAACCGATTTAATTCTCAGGCACCTGACTGTAGCCAACTCCTTGGTCCTTCTCTCCAGAGGAATCCCAAGGACAATGGCAGCTTTTGGGTTAAGACATTTCCTCAATTATTTTGGATGCAAACTTGTTTTATACATTCACAGAGTGGCCAGGGGTGTGACCATTGGCACCATCTGTCTCCTGAGTGTCTTCCAGGCCATCACCATCAGCCCCAGAAACTCCAGGTGGGCGGAGCTTAAAGCCAAAGCCCTGAAGTACATCGGGTCCTTCAATACCCTCTGCTGGGTCCTCCACATgctggtaaattttatttttccagtgtttGCGACTGGCAGATGGAGTAACAAAACCATCACAATGATGTTCTGTCCTATTCCACTTCACGACAAAGTCTCAGACTCCACGTATACAGCATTGATAGCCTTTCATGACGTTTTATGTTTGGGGCTCATGTCCTGGGCCAGCGGCTCAATGGTGTTCATCCTGAACAGGCACAGGCAGCGGGTCCAACACATTCATAGGACCAAGGCCTCCCCAAGATCCTCCCCCGAGACCAGAGCCATCCACACCATCCTTGTTCTGGTAAGCGCCTTTGTATCTTTGTACACCCTCTCCTTGgtgttttatgtttatctggCTCTTTGTGATAATCCCAATTGGTGGGTGGTGACCACCTCTATACTAATCACCACAGGATTCCCGACCGTCAGTCCCTTTGTTCTCATGAGCCGTAATCCCACTGTGTACAGGCTCTGCTCTTTCTGCTGTGGAAGAAAGACAGAATTCCCTGAtctcatcagaaaaatataaaa
The sequence above is a segment of the Leopardus geoffroyi isolate Oge1 chromosome E2, O.geoffroyi_Oge1_pat1.0, whole genome shotgun sequence genome. Coding sequences within it:
- the LOC123578640 gene encoding vomeronasal type-1 receptor 2-like, with product MRSINNSGSCRWSGKIQIKLGKSLHKKIHYRRGFFGGITGHGDLGISVSMKNVAHNSCFYRKALRVHFDVKFLENDRMAFADLKFAMIFLFQIVVGVWGNFSLLYHSVTLAFSGCKPRSTDLILRHLTVANSLVLLSRGIPRTMAAFGLRHFLNYFGCKLVLYIHRVARGVTIGTICLLSVFQAITISPRNSRWAELKAKALKYIGSFNTLCWVLHMLVNFIFPVFATGRWSNKTITMMFCPIPLHDKVSDSTYTALIAFHDVLCLGLMSWASGSMVFILNRHRQRVQHIHRTKASPRSSPETRAIHTILVLKQDLLSLSQTWSSFWSKSRSPGMGRERRQ